In Stigmatella aurantiaca, a single genomic region encodes these proteins:
- the prfB gene encoding peptide chain release factor 2 (programmed frameshift) codes for MANDTMEKINGLRERLLALRGHLDLDRKRSRISLIDRDSTLPNFWDDNTKAQGLLKEKSTLEASVGAFDKVLRGLDDAQTLMELAKEANDEASAQEAEGSLSGLEAEIAKLELARMLSGENDRSNCFMDINAGAGGTDSMDWAAMLMRMYTRFCEERGWEVEISDMVAGEEAGFKNVSLHIRGEYAYGYLKAEVGVHRLVRISPFDANARRQTAFASVDVYPEVDDSIRIDIPEKDYELKFIRGGGAGGQKVNKTSSTAQLRHLPTNILITCQTERSQSANKDMAFKILRARLYELELKKREAERDAAEAQKKDISFGSQIRSYVLAPYRMVKDLRTGVETGNVDAVLDGDLEQFVTAQLLGVKNPNRGASPD; via the exons ATGGCGAACGACACGATGGAGAAGATCAACGGCTTGCGAGAGCGCCTGCTGGCGCTCCGGGGGCATCTT GACCTCGACCGCAAGAGGTCCCGCATCTCGCTGATCGACCGTGACTCCACGCTCCCCAACTTCTGGGACGACAACACCAAGGCCCAGGGCCTGCTGAAGGAGAAGTCCACGCTGGAGGCCAGCGTGGGTGCCTTCGACAAGGTGCTGCGGGGGCTGGACGACGCGCAGACCCTGATGGAGCTGGCCAAGGAGGCCAACGACGAGGCCAGCGCCCAGGAGGCGGAAGGTTCGCTGTCCGGGCTGGAGGCGGAGATCGCCAAGCTGGAGCTGGCGCGGATGCTCTCGGGCGAGAACGACCGCAGCAACTGCTTCATGGACATCAACGCGGGGGCGGGCGGCACGGACAGCATGGACTGGGCCGCCATGCTGATGCGCATGTACACGCGCTTCTGCGAGGAGCGGGGCTGGGAAGTCGAGATCAGCGACATGGTCGCGGGCGAAGAGGCGGGCTTCAAGAACGTCTCGCTGCACATCCGGGGCGAGTACGCCTACGGCTACCTCAAGGCCGAGGTGGGGGTGCACCGGCTGGTGCGCATCAGCCCTTTCGACGCGAACGCGCGGCGGCAGACGGCCTTCGCCTCGGTGGACGTCTACCCCGAGGTGGATGACTCCATCCGCATCGACATTCCGGAGAAGGACTACGAGCTGAAGTTCATCCGGGGCGGCGGCGCGGGCGGCCAGAAGGTGAACAAGACGTCGTCCACGGCGCAGCTGCGCCACCTGCCCACCAACATCCTCATCACCTGCCAGACGGAGCGCTCGCAGTCGGCCAACAAGGACATGGCCTTCAAGATCTTGCGCGCGCGCCTCTACGAACTGGAGCTGAAGAAGCGCGAGGCCGAGCGCGACGCGGCCGAGGCGCAGAAGAAGGACATCAGCTTCGGCAGCCAGATTCGCAGCTACGTGCTGGCCCCGTACCGGATGGTGAAGGACCTGCGCACCGGGGTGGAGACGGGCAACGTGGACGCGGTGCTGGACGGGGACCTGGAGCAGTTCGTCACCGCCCAGCTCCTGGGGGTGAAGAACCCCAACCGCGGCGCCTCGCCCGATTAA
- a CDS encoding RNA polymerase sigma factor — MFWSGVLDIGREPTDAAGGPGEAERALLARLRQGEPEAFEALVREHQDRVYDFCVRMLGDREEAQDLVQDIFVSVHQNLRKFREDAKLSTWLLRISKNQCLNRLKYLKRRGKGRTDEYVDVGEKVLSGALEAPPLPDAMLDAARERARVQRAISQLEPDARMLVALRDIEGLSYEEIVDITELPEGTVKSRLHRAREKLADILGRLEE; from the coding sequence GTGTTCTGGAGCGGAGTGCTCGACATCGGACGGGAGCCAACAGACGCCGCCGGGGGCCCGGGGGAGGCGGAGCGGGCGCTGCTGGCACGGTTGCGCCAGGGCGAGCCCGAGGCCTTCGAGGCGCTCGTCCGCGAGCACCAGGACCGGGTGTACGACTTCTGTGTGCGGATGCTGGGAGACCGGGAGGAGGCGCAGGACCTGGTCCAGGACATCTTCGTCAGCGTCCACCAGAACCTCCGCAAGTTCCGCGAGGACGCGAAGCTCTCCACGTGGCTGCTGCGCATCAGCAAGAACCAGTGCCTCAACCGGCTGAAGTACCTCAAGCGCCGGGGGAAGGGGCGCACGGACGAGTATGTGGACGTAGGTGAAAAGGTGCTCTCCGGGGCGCTGGAGGCCCCGCCCCTGCCGGATGCCATGCTCGACGCGGCGCGCGAGCGGGCCCGGGTGCAGCGGGCCATCTCGCAGCTCGAGCCGGACGCGCGGATGCTGGTGGCGCTCCGGGACATCGAGGGGCTGAGCTACGAGGAGATTGTCGACATCACGGAGCTGCCCGAGGGCACGGTGAAGAGCCGGCTGCACCGGGCACGGGAGAAGTTGGCGGACATCCTGGGACGGCTTGAGGAATGA
- a CDS encoding anti-sigma factor family protein has product MSTNQHRLTGVEPRLSHRDAKALFFALADEELPPPQAQAVRSHLDGCDECRAGWVRYAQTVQRVRGVEREKAPAALASMVLTRVKRERRFGLRKLHLAHVYYRFPVEVLIPVLLAAAVAAFLVMSAA; this is encoded by the coding sequence ATGAGTACGAATCAGCACAGACTGACGGGCGTGGAACCGCGACTGAGCCACCGCGACGCGAAGGCCCTCTTCTTCGCGCTCGCCGATGAGGAGCTGCCCCCGCCGCAGGCGCAGGCGGTGCGCAGCCACCTGGACGGGTGCGACGAGTGCCGGGCGGGCTGGGTCCGCTACGCGCAGACGGTCCAGCGGGTGCGCGGGGTGGAGCGGGAGAAGGCCCCCGCGGCGCTGGCCTCCATGGTGCTGACGCGGGTGAAGCGCGAGCGCAGGTTCGGCCTGCGCAAGCTGCACCTGGCCCACGTGTATTACCGCTTCCCCGTGGAGGTGCTCATCCCCGTGCTGCTGGCGGCGGCGGTGGCGGCCTTCCTGGTGATGTCCGCCGCGTAA
- the lysS gene encoding lysine--tRNA ligase has translation MADSENKTDTAGEADLGSKEQEIYQQRLDKAGKWREAGFNPYGNGYRAEHLAADIHAKHGQQPPEELEKDAPTYTVAGRLVAMRTFGKAAFIKLRDRSGEIQVHMKKDALGDSYEAFKLCDVGDFLGATGPVFRTKTGELSLSATKFTPLTKSLRPLPEKWHGLTDVEIRYRQRYLDLVANPEVKQTFLKRNKLVRFIREFLDTRDFIEVETPMMHPLVSGAAARPFKTHHNALDIELYMRIAPELYLKRLVVGGIERVYEINRNFRNEGISTRHNPEFTMLEFYQAYATYEDLMDLTEQMISGAAQAVTGSTKVPYQGHELDFGKGWKRIPMTEAIREQVGGALSDKDMADPDKLRHELLKTSRGEAERRAIETMNHGELVGALFEAHVEQKLVHPTFITHFPTSVSPLARRNDQNPEITDRFELFVAGREIANAFSELNDPLDQKGRFLGQLEAKQRGQQETMDYDEDYIRALEHGMPPTAGEGIGIDRLTMLFTDAPSIRDVILFPLLKPQSR, from the coding sequence ATGGCTGACTCTGAGAACAAGACCGACACGGCGGGTGAGGCGGACCTCGGGTCCAAGGAACAGGAGATTTACCAGCAGCGCCTGGACAAGGCGGGCAAGTGGCGCGAGGCGGGCTTCAACCCGTACGGCAACGGCTACCGTGCCGAGCACCTGGCCGCCGACATCCACGCCAAGCACGGCCAGCAGCCGCCCGAGGAGCTGGAGAAGGACGCGCCCACCTACACGGTGGCGGGCCGCCTCGTGGCCATGCGCACCTTCGGCAAGGCGGCCTTCATCAAGCTGCGGGACAGGTCGGGCGAAATCCAGGTCCACATGAAGAAGGACGCGCTGGGGGACTCGTACGAGGCCTTCAAGCTGTGTGACGTGGGCGACTTCCTGGGGGCCACCGGGCCGGTGTTCCGCACGAAGACGGGCGAGCTGTCGCTGTCGGCCACGAAGTTCACCCCGCTCACCAAGTCCCTGCGCCCCCTGCCGGAGAAGTGGCACGGGCTGACGGACGTGGAGATCCGCTACCGCCAGCGCTACCTGGACCTCGTCGCCAACCCCGAGGTGAAGCAGACCTTCCTCAAGCGCAACAAGCTGGTGCGCTTCATCCGCGAGTTCCTGGACACCCGGGACTTCATCGAGGTGGAGACCCCGATGATGCACCCGCTGGTGTCCGGCGCGGCGGCGCGGCCCTTCAAGACGCACCACAATGCGCTCGATATCGAGCTGTACATGCGCATTGCCCCCGAGCTGTACCTCAAGCGGCTGGTGGTGGGCGGCATCGAGCGTGTCTACGAGATCAACCGCAACTTCCGCAACGAGGGCATCAGCACCCGGCACAACCCGGAGTTCACGATGCTGGAGTTCTATCAGGCGTACGCCACGTACGAGGACCTGATGGACCTCACCGAGCAGATGATCTCCGGGGCGGCGCAGGCCGTCACGGGCTCCACGAAGGTGCCCTACCAGGGGCACGAGCTGGACTTCGGCAAGGGCTGGAAGCGCATCCCCATGACCGAGGCCATCCGCGAGCAGGTGGGCGGGGCGCTGTCCGACAAGGACATGGCGGATCCGGACAAGCTGCGGCACGAGCTGCTCAAGACGAGCCGCGGCGAGGCCGAGCGCCGCGCCATCGAGACGATGAACCACGGGGAGCTGGTGGGGGCGCTGTTCGAGGCCCACGTGGAGCAGAAGCTCGTTCACCCCACGTTCATCACCCACTTCCCCACCTCGGTGAGCCCGCTGGCCCGCCGCAACGACCAGAACCCGGAAATCACCGACCGGTTCGAGCTGTTCGTCGCCGGCCGGGAGATCGCCAACGCCTTCTCCGAGCTGAATGATCCGCTGGACCAGAAGGGCCGCTTCCTGGGCCAGCTCGAGGCGAAGCAGCGGGGCCAGCAGGAGACGATGGACTACGACGAGGACTACATCCGGGCGCTCGAGCACGGCATGCCGCCCACCGCGGGCGAGGGCATCGGGATTGATCGGCTCACCATGCTGTTCACCGACGCGCCGTCGATCCGCGACGTCATCCTCTTTCCGCTCCTGAAGCCTCAGTCCAGGTAA
- a CDS encoding ABC transporter permease codes for MQSAERQTVYRWGFVWGGALVAFVGAVLLAVAVSRSDAWAEVSSFLGLSLIGWGSLLQGLNAASLFAAQSALKEALPPPGGTQFLVAGMLAWLGGWGLLAAGIRRAPAAVEGPSAAAGAALYPRLANYRDFYWSTLGAYGGGVLLAELVLILLQTWLSSGGQLAEAGAEAAGGSGFQLAPPWAFAIALLVASGVAFLSGAIGSARARRLSLPEATIGVFYLGLPVPILLTLMERVPALQLSLGYRLREVTYVAGLIGRPELSYWLVFVLLVLMLVLGINSGFIAAGSGRVDLRLGFELFVARRHVAVFRPSLLLGTLAVLMFGIIPPLLVYGIVRAVEAAVERTRIRALGLADPLEAASALNRLKLREQSPTMMMTALSVGGVGVGVMALIIVLSVMSGFELDLQKKILGTHSHAVVSKYAGDLPEYPKLMEQVAKVPGVLGQSPFITNQVMIVSDGNVDGVVIKGIDPATVGSVTDLPQYMQAGGSLENLTSPEKILPRRMQGGADAPVLDDRPAGGAAGTEEEEDPIIGKRSKPTQEAVLPGIILGRELAASLRAVVGDRVNIVSPLGTELGPTGPVPKNRVFRVAGIFYSGMYEYDAKFVYILLEEAQRFFEVKGANGIDLKVADIDNARRIAADVVRKLGGYPYRARDWSETNRNLFSALRLEKLVMGIILSIIIIVAAGLIVATVIMLVLEKRKEISVLKALGVSDGGIVKIFLSEGLQIGVAGGLLGLLSGLAWCFFIEKVGIKLDPEVYYIPALPVRIEPVQTLLSVVIAVLVTYLASIYPALKASSVEPVEGLKGE; via the coding sequence GTGCAAAGCGCCGAACGGCAGACCGTCTATCGCTGGGGTTTCGTCTGGGGAGGCGCGCTCGTCGCCTTCGTGGGGGCGGTGCTGCTCGCGGTGGCGGTGTCCCGCTCCGACGCGTGGGCGGAGGTCTCCAGCTTCCTGGGGCTGTCCCTTATCGGCTGGGGCAGCCTGCTTCAGGGCCTCAACGCCGCCTCGCTCTTCGCGGCCCAGTCCGCGCTGAAGGAGGCGCTGCCGCCGCCCGGGGGAACGCAGTTCCTGGTGGCGGGCATGCTGGCCTGGCTGGGCGGGTGGGGGCTGCTGGCGGCGGGCATTCGCCGGGCCCCTGCCGCGGTGGAGGGGCCAAGCGCCGCGGCCGGGGCGGCGCTGTACCCGAGGCTCGCGAACTACCGGGACTTCTACTGGAGCACGCTGGGGGCCTACGGCGGCGGCGTGCTGCTGGCCGAGCTGGTGCTCATCCTGCTCCAGACGTGGTTGTCCAGCGGCGGGCAGCTCGCGGAGGCGGGCGCGGAGGCGGCCGGGGGCTCGGGCTTCCAGCTCGCGCCGCCCTGGGCCTTCGCCATTGCGCTGCTGGTGGCCAGTGGGGTGGCCTTCCTGTCGGGCGCCATCGGCTCGGCGCGGGCGCGCCGGTTGTCGCTGCCCGAGGCCACCATTGGCGTCTTCTACCTGGGCCTGCCCGTCCCCATCCTCCTGACGCTGATGGAGCGGGTGCCCGCGCTGCAGCTCTCCCTGGGCTACCGGCTGCGCGAGGTGACGTACGTGGCGGGCCTCATCGGCCGGCCGGAGCTGAGCTACTGGCTCGTCTTCGTGCTGCTGGTGCTGATGCTGGTGCTGGGCATCAACTCGGGCTTCATCGCCGCGGGCAGCGGCCGGGTGGACCTGCGGCTGGGCTTCGAGCTGTTCGTGGCGCGGCGCCACGTGGCGGTGTTCCGGCCCTCGCTGCTGCTGGGCACGCTGGCGGTGCTGATGTTCGGCATCATCCCCCCGCTGCTCGTCTACGGCATCGTCCGGGCGGTGGAGGCGGCGGTGGAGCGCACGCGCATCCGCGCCCTGGGGCTGGCGGACCCGCTCGAGGCCGCCTCGGCGCTCAACCGGCTGAAGCTGCGCGAGCAGTCGCCCACCATGATGATGACGGCCCTGTCCGTGGGCGGCGTCGGCGTGGGGGTGATGGCGCTCATCATCGTCCTGTCGGTGATGAGCGGCTTCGAGCTGGACCTTCAGAAGAAGATCCTCGGCACCCACTCGCACGCGGTGGTGTCCAAGTACGCGGGCGACCTGCCCGAGTACCCGAAGCTGATGGAGCAGGTGGCCAAGGTGCCGGGGGTGCTCGGCCAGTCCCCCTTCATCACCAACCAGGTGATGATCGTCTCCGACGGCAACGTGGATGGCGTGGTCATCAAGGGCATCGACCCGGCCACGGTCGGGTCGGTGACGGACCTGCCGCAGTACATGCAAGCGGGCGGCTCGCTGGAGAACCTGACCTCGCCCGAGAAGATCCTCCCCCGGCGGATGCAGGGGGGGGCGGACGCGCCCGTGCTGGATGACCGGCCCGCGGGTGGCGCTGCTGGGACCGAGGAAGAGGAAGACCCCATCATCGGCAAGCGGAGCAAGCCCACGCAGGAGGCGGTGCTGCCGGGCATCATCCTGGGCCGGGAGCTGGCCGCCTCGCTGCGAGCCGTGGTGGGCGACCGGGTGAACATCGTCTCGCCGCTGGGCACGGAGCTGGGGCCGACGGGGCCCGTGCCGAAGAACCGGGTCTTCCGCGTGGCGGGCATCTTCTACTCGGGCATGTACGAGTATGACGCCAAGTTCGTCTACATCCTCCTGGAGGAGGCCCAGCGGTTCTTCGAGGTGAAGGGCGCCAACGGCATCGACCTCAAGGTGGCGGACATCGACAACGCGCGGCGCATCGCCGCCGACGTGGTCCGCAAGCTCGGGGGCTACCCGTACCGGGCGCGCGACTGGAGCGAGACGAACCGCAACCTCTTCTCCGCGCTGCGCCTGGAGAAGCTGGTGATGGGCATCATCCTGTCCATCATCATCATCGTGGCCGCGGGGCTCATCGTCGCCACCGTCATCATGTTGGTGCTGGAGAAGCGCAAGGAGATCTCCGTCCTCAAGGCGCTGGGCGTCTCGGATGGCGGCATCGTGAAGATCTTCCTCTCGGAGGGCCTGCAGATTGGCGTGGCCGGGGGGCTCCTGGGGCTCCTGTCCGGGCTGGCCTGGTGCTTCTTCATCGAGAAGGTCGGCATCAAGCTGGACCCGGAGGTCTATTACATCCCCGCACTGCCGGTGCGCATCGAGCCGGTGCAGACCCTCCTGTCCGTGGTCATCGCGGTCCTGGTCACGTATCTGGCGTCCATCTACCCCGCGCTCAAGGCGAGCAGCGTGGAGCCGGTGGAAGGCCTGAAGGGGGAATAG
- a CDS encoding ABC transporter ATP-binding protein, which produces MSFLSIRNVFKSYFLHGKRIDVLRDVSLDIGKGELVSLVGPSGAGKSTFLHVLGTLDAPAAGEVLFEGQSVFAMNDARIADFRNRTIGFVFQSHYLLPEFSALENVAMPALIQRRDRGQTYAEARKLLERVGLGSRVDHRPGELSGGEAQRVALARALVLQPAILLADEPTGNLDPATGEGIHQLLRDVNRDLGITAVVVTHNEALARSMPRRLRLAGGQVTDA; this is translated from the coding sequence ATGTCATTCCTCTCCATTCGCAACGTCTTCAAGAGCTACTTCCTGCACGGCAAGCGCATCGACGTGCTGAGAGACGTGTCCCTGGACATCGGCAAGGGCGAGCTGGTGAGCCTGGTGGGGCCCTCGGGCGCCGGCAAGAGCACCTTCCTGCACGTGCTGGGCACGCTGGATGCCCCGGCGGCCGGCGAGGTGCTCTTCGAGGGGCAGTCCGTCTTCGCGATGAACGACGCGCGCATCGCCGACTTCCGCAACCGCACCATCGGCTTCGTCTTCCAGAGCCACTACCTGCTGCCGGAGTTCTCCGCGCTGGAGAACGTGGCCATGCCCGCCCTCATCCAGCGCCGGGACCGAGGCCAGACATACGCGGAAGCCCGGAAGCTGCTGGAACGGGTGGGGCTGGGCAGCCGGGTGGACCATCGCCCCGGGGAGTTGTCGGGCGGGGAGGCGCAGCGGGTGGCCCTGGCGCGCGCCCTGGTGCTCCAGCCTGCCATCTTGCTCGCCGACGAGCCGACCGGGAACCTGGACCCGGCCACCGGCGAGGGCATCCACCAGCTTCTCCGGGATGTGAACCGGGATTTGGGCATCACCGCCGTGGTGGTGACCCACAATGAGGCCCTGGCCCGCTCGATGCCCCGGCGCTTGCGCCTTGCAGGCGGCCAGGTGACAGACGCGTGA
- the bamA gene encoding outer membrane protein assembly factor BamA: MRRGPRFWIEGRRTYPVDCPAPYRPTASLRFPVLSLKPFLTLLAVTLWALVPCRALAQAEVGAPQEPPATASPAAPPADAPVDAVDEDQGERVVELRVEGNRRVETEAIRRALRTKQGAAFDPARTSEDLRAVWALGYFTDVQLLVQRLPSGIAYVVRVAERPTVRNVKVVGNDELSADDLKEQIDVKAGTILDVDTVRSSQKKIQEKYVEKGYFLVEVKHRIEPVEGGASVDVVLVVEENAKVMVKEISFIGAQKVGPDELKAVMVTREGGYFSFLTGEGTYREEAFQRDLAVIQATYYDRGYINVRIDKPTTALSADKRSIFINIRVVEGEAYDIGQIGFGGDLIVPKERLAKLMTSTKGERFNRSKLSQDIQAITDVYYDQGYAYANINPVTSVNAEEKTVDLTFDVQKGPQVTIERIDIVGNTKTRDKVIRRELRVYEGELYNGTGVRRSRERATALGFFETVDITQKPGSADDRIVLQVEVKEKATGTFQVGLGFSNVENFIFTAQVSQNNFLGWGQTVSASAQISGLRSLIQLSFYDPYFLDTQYLLSADFFRVDADYDGFIRRSTGGSVSLGYQFVDDLLGTVGYTREYVDVEAGQSLGAVLLANQFLSGVTSAARLSLSFDRRDNRLFPSRGFIHYGSVEFAPKLLGGTFLFTRYSAYSRLYFPLPLGFVFKTNATVGYIQQLDSNSPLPISELYYLGGINTIRGYYLRSISPTLLVPRSDSPDATVVEFRSGGNKQLIFNLELEFPIFEKAGIRGVLFYDAGNAYSANERLFQDLQNDLPLGLFHSAGFGFRWFSPIGPLRFEWGIPLTRRPEDEPLLFEFTIGNFF; encoded by the coding sequence GTGAGGAGGGGGCCGCGCTTTTGGATTGAGGGACGGCGAACCTATCCCGTAGATTGCCCCGCCCCTTACAGGCCGACTGCTTCCTTGAGGTTTCCCGTTCTGTCGCTCAAGCCTTTCCTGACGCTGCTCGCGGTGACCCTGTGGGCGCTCGTTCCTTGCCGTGCCCTGGCGCAGGCCGAGGTGGGCGCGCCGCAGGAGCCCCCTGCCACCGCGTCCCCCGCCGCTCCCCCCGCCGACGCCCCCGTGGATGCGGTGGACGAGGATCAAGGCGAGCGCGTCGTCGAGTTGCGCGTCGAGGGCAACCGCCGCGTGGAGACCGAGGCCATCCGCCGCGCGCTCCGCACCAAGCAGGGGGCCGCGTTCGATCCGGCCCGCACGTCCGAGGATCTCCGGGCGGTCTGGGCCCTGGGCTACTTCACGGATGTTCAGCTGCTCGTGCAGCGGCTGCCGAGCGGCATCGCCTACGTCGTCCGCGTGGCCGAGCGCCCCACGGTGCGCAACGTGAAGGTGGTGGGCAATGACGAGCTGAGCGCCGACGACCTCAAGGAACAGATCGACGTCAAGGCGGGCACCATCCTGGACGTGGACACCGTCCGCTCCTCGCAGAAGAAGATCCAGGAGAAGTACGTCGAGAAGGGCTACTTCCTGGTGGAGGTGAAGCACCGCATCGAGCCAGTGGAGGGGGGCGCGAGCGTCGACGTGGTGCTGGTGGTGGAGGAGAACGCGAAGGTGATGGTGAAGGAGATCTCCTTCATCGGCGCCCAGAAGGTCGGTCCGGACGAGCTCAAGGCGGTGATGGTGACCCGCGAGGGCGGCTACTTCTCGTTCCTGACGGGCGAGGGCACCTACCGCGAGGAGGCGTTCCAGCGCGACCTGGCCGTCATCCAGGCCACCTATTACGACCGGGGCTACATCAACGTCCGGATCGACAAGCCCACCACGGCGCTGTCGGCGGACAAGCGCTCCATCTTCATCAACATCCGGGTGGTGGAGGGCGAGGCCTACGACATCGGCCAGATCGGCTTCGGGGGCGACCTCATCGTGCCCAAGGAGCGGCTGGCGAAGTTGATGACCTCCACGAAGGGCGAGCGCTTCAACCGCTCCAAGCTGTCGCAGGACATCCAGGCCATCACGGACGTCTACTACGACCAGGGCTACGCCTACGCGAACATCAACCCCGTCACTTCGGTGAACGCCGAGGAGAAGACGGTGGACCTGACCTTCGACGTGCAGAAGGGGCCGCAGGTCACCATCGAGCGCATCGACATCGTGGGCAACACGAAGACGCGCGACAAGGTCATCCGCCGCGAGCTGCGCGTGTACGAGGGCGAGCTGTACAACGGCACGGGCGTGCGCCGCAGCCGCGAGCGCGCCACGGCCCTGGGCTTCTTCGAGACGGTGGACATCACCCAGAAGCCCGGCAGCGCCGATGACCGGATCGTCCTCCAGGTGGAGGTGAAGGAGAAGGCCACGGGCACCTTCCAGGTGGGCCTGGGCTTCTCCAACGTGGAGAACTTCATCTTCACGGCCCAGGTGTCCCAGAACAACTTCCTGGGGTGGGGGCAGACGGTGTCCGCCTCGGCGCAGATCTCCGGCCTGCGCTCGCTCATCCAGCTGTCGTTCTATGATCCGTACTTCCTGGACACCCAGTACCTGCTGTCGGCGGACTTCTTCCGGGTGGACGCGGACTATGACGGGTTCATCCGGCGCTCCACGGGCGGCAGCGTCTCGCTGGGCTACCAGTTCGTCGACGACCTGCTGGGCACCGTGGGCTACACGCGCGAGTACGTGGACGTGGAGGCCGGGCAGAGCCTGGGCGCGGTGCTCCTGGCCAACCAGTTCCTGAGCGGCGTCACCAGCGCCGCGCGCCTGTCGCTGTCGTTCGACCGGCGCGACAACCGCCTCTTCCCGTCCCGGGGCTTCATCCACTACGGCTCGGTGGAGTTCGCGCCGAAGCTGTTGGGCGGCACGTTCCTCTTCACGCGCTACTCGGCCTACTCGCGCCTGTACTTCCCGCTGCCGCTGGGCTTCGTCTTCAAGACGAACGCCACGGTGGGCTACATCCAGCAGCTGGACTCGAACAGCCCACTGCCCATCTCCGAGCTCTACTACCTGGGCGGCATCAACACGATCCGCGGCTACTACCTGCGCAGCATCAGTCCCACCTTGCTGGTGCCGCGCTCGGACTCGCCCGATGCCACCGTGGTGGAGTTCCGCTCGGGCGGCAACAAGCAGCTCATCTTCAACCTGGAGCTGGAGTTCCCCATCTTCGAGAAGGCGGGCATCCGGGGCGTGCTCTTCTATGACGCGGGCAATGCCTACTCGGCCAACGAGCGGCTGTTCCAGGACCTGCAGAACGACCTGCCACTCGGCCTCTTCCACTCCGCGGGCTTCGGGTTCCGCTGGTTCTCGCCCATTGGCCCCCTGCGCTTCGAGTGGGGCATCCCGCTGACCCGGCGTCCGGAAGATGAGCCCCTCCTGTTCGAGTTCACCATCGGCAACTTCTTCTAA
- a CDS encoding OmpH family outer membrane protein, whose amino-acid sequence MSLRSILAATAAALSLALPLAASAQNLKMGYVDYQRVLLEVQDGKDAKNRLQKTLDDRQKEIDQEQTKLRNAKELLDKQASAMSEETRIQQATDLQKRIMELAQKWDRYRAEAANEERQLMAPIIDRIDGVIAKIAERDGLAFVFERRDSGLVYGQTQYDLSNEVIRSYNALPKLQAPKPAASKAPAAPVAKDAPKK is encoded by the coding sequence ATGTCGCTTCGAAGCATCCTGGCTGCCACCGCCGCCGCCCTGTCGCTTGCCCTGCCGCTTGCCGCCTCCGCCCAGAACCTGAAGATGGGCTACGTGGACTACCAGCGTGTTCTGCTGGAGGTGCAGGACGGGAAGGACGCCAAGAACCGTCTCCAGAAGACCCTCGACGATCGCCAGAAGGAGATCGACCAGGAGCAGACGAAGCTGCGCAACGCCAAGGAGCTGCTCGACAAGCAGGCGAGCGCCATGAGCGAGGAGACGCGCATTCAGCAGGCCACGGACCTCCAGAAGCGCATCATGGAGCTGGCCCAGAAGTGGGACCGCTACCGCGCTGAGGCCGCCAACGAGGAGCGCCAGCTGATGGCGCCCATCATCGACCGCATCGACGGCGTCATCGCGAAGATCGCCGAGCGCGACGGCCTCGCGTTCGTGTTCGAGCGGCGGGACTCGGGCCTGGTCTACGGGCAGACCCAGTACGATCTCTCCAACGAGGTCATCCGCTCGTACAACGCCCTGCCGAAGCTGCAGGCGCCGAAGCCGGCCGCCTCGAAGGCGCCCGCGGCGCCGGTGGCCAAGGACGCTCCGAAGAAGTAA